The following proteins come from a genomic window of Flavobacterium crocinum:
- a CDS encoding DUF3826 domain-containing protein, whose translation MALNKINAGLLSLVFAFSTLNAQQHLDPEYVKVTNERAAKIVTKLDLKNEVKEKAVSNIIAQQFRDLTEIQDGRDAEIKKVKEDTSLAKEKQNEKIDKLKTKADESIAKLHKSYIKKLGKELSEDKITEVKDGMTYGVLPITVAGYNDMLPNLTAEQKDYIYKALVEAREHAMDAGSSKEKHGWFGKYKGRINNYLSKQGYDLNKESADWHKRIEEREKNKSKDSTSKE comes from the coding sequence ATGGCACTAAATAAAATAAACGCAGGCTTATTATCGCTGGTTTTTGCATTTTCAACTTTAAATGCTCAGCAACACTTAGATCCTGAATATGTAAAAGTTACCAACGAAAGAGCTGCAAAAATCGTTACCAAATTAGATTTGAAGAACGAAGTAAAAGAAAAAGCAGTTTCCAATATCATCGCTCAGCAATTCAGAGATTTAACTGAAATTCAGGATGGAAGAGATGCTGAAATCAAAAAAGTAAAAGAAGATACTTCTTTAGCTAAAGAAAAACAAAACGAGAAAATTGACAAACTGAAAACAAAAGCAGACGAGTCAATTGCAAAACTGCACAAATCGTACATTAAAAAATTAGGTAAAGAATTGTCAGAAGACAAAATAACTGAAGTTAAAGACGGAATGACTTATGGCGTTCTTCCAATCACAGTGGCAGGTTATAACGATATGCTTCCAAACTTAACGGCAGAACAAAAAGATTACATCTACAAAGCTTTAGTAGAAGCCAGAGAACATGCAATGGACGCTGGTTCTTCTAAAGAAAAACACGGATGGTTTGGTAAGTACAAAGGAAGAATCAATAACTACTTATCAAAACAAGGTTACGATTTAAACAAAGAAAGTGCTGACTGGCATAAACGTATCGAAGAAAGAGAGAAGAATAAATCAAAAGATTCTACTTCGAAAGAATAA
- a CDS encoding RagB/SusD family nutrient uptake outer membrane protein: MKTPFKYITLSLLLAAGAASCSDDFLKDKKGYGFYDDTFYQTQERAQAYVDNQYYDFYNAYKSPTATVIGSYTDTNSRLTEELGGTQDFINPNKTIINSQDASGYYGAKLGTSINNHPYNRIRECNAFLEDIDVKGSNLDKTFRDQAKGQMYYMRAMQYFDLMRVYGGVPIVTTVQAASANDPSIQIPRAKPSEVVAQIVKDLDMAASLLPGNWASGSYGRFTRGAALAQKSRVLLTFASPLFNKNWDGSNERWEAALKAGLEAEAQLTADGYGLYGSTAKQWEQMFLIDNAFCSEAITVQLCGVGVTSQAINNSWEKGIRLLSLGGTGGGVAAPKEMIDLFPMADGSRPTAANGYNDFTFFLNRDPRFYRTFAFSGVKWGSKETPNSVLWAYRWVDGSNKAGFSDGNTAISSPAFIRKMSNTAASKETNFQYSGTDIFEYRYAELLLNIAECYAALGQTNNTLAYLGRIRNRVGIPQGNNNYGIGVLTDKYKAIEAVLYERRVELAYEGKRFWDVQRWMLYDNEVLPGVTGGTVSKLGLTPINGTKRTGNFLQYRVATTSATTDPLATARASIVADPDATNFNAQLATLATFYNTNFIRTNLVTPMDNFNGAAVNIKFNPNYYINGLNTTALTSNPWLLQTIGWNDNFGGLGTFNYQE, translated from the coding sequence ATGAAAACACCATTTAAATATATAACACTATCACTATTACTTGCTGCAGGTGCTGCTTCTTGTAGTGATGATTTTCTAAAGGACAAGAAAGGTTATGGTTTTTACGATGATACATTCTACCAGACACAAGAGCGTGCGCAAGCCTATGTAGACAATCAGTACTATGATTTTTATAACGCTTACAAATCGCCGACAGCTACAGTTATTGGTTCCTATACAGATACCAATTCAAGATTGACAGAAGAATTAGGTGGGACACAGGATTTTATAAATCCTAATAAAACCATTATAAACTCACAGGATGCAAGTGGTTATTATGGAGCAAAATTAGGAACAAGCATTAATAATCATCCCTATAATAGAATTAGAGAATGTAATGCTTTCTTAGAAGATATTGATGTAAAAGGTTCAAACTTAGATAAAACATTTCGTGATCAGGCAAAAGGGCAAATGTATTACATGCGTGCTATGCAGTACTTTGATTTGATGCGTGTTTATGGAGGAGTTCCTATTGTTACGACTGTTCAGGCTGCGTCAGCTAATGATCCATCTATTCAAATTCCAAGAGCTAAACCTTCTGAAGTTGTAGCACAAATTGTAAAAGATTTAGACATGGCGGCAAGTTTATTGCCTGGAAATTGGGCTTCTGGTTCTTATGGTCGTTTTACAAGAGGAGCAGCTTTAGCACAAAAATCAAGAGTACTTCTAACATTTGCAAGTCCTTTATTTAATAAAAACTGGGATGGTTCAAACGAGCGTTGGGAAGCGGCTTTAAAGGCTGGATTGGAAGCAGAAGCTCAATTGACTGCTGACGGATATGGATTATATGGAAGTACTGCAAAACAATGGGAACAAATGTTTTTAATTGATAATGCATTTTGTTCAGAAGCTATCACGGTACAACTATGTGGAGTTGGTGTTACATCGCAAGCTATTAATAATTCTTGGGAAAAAGGAATTCGTTTATTAAGCTTAGGTGGAACAGGAGGAGGAGTCGCTGCTCCTAAAGAAATGATTGATTTGTTCCCAATGGCGGATGGTAGTAGACCGACTGCAGCAAATGGTTACAACGATTTTACTTTCTTCCTTAATAGAGATCCTAGATTCTATAGAACATTTGCTTTTTCTGGTGTTAAATGGGGAAGCAAAGAAACTCCTAATAGTGTTCTCTGGGCATACCGCTGGGTAGATGGCTCAAATAAAGCAGGTTTTTCAGATGGAAACACCGCTATATCTAGTCCGGCTTTCATTAGAAAAATGTCAAATACTGCTGCTAGTAAAGAAACTAACTTCCAATATTCGGGAACTGATATTTTTGAATATCGTTATGCTGAGTTATTGTTGAATATCGCTGAATGTTATGCCGCTTTAGGTCAGACAAATAATACTTTAGCTTATTTAGGAAGAATTAGAAATCGTGTTGGTATCCCTCAAGGGAATAATAATTACGGAATTGGTGTACTAACTGATAAATACAAAGCAATTGAAGCTGTTTTATATGAAAGAAGGGTAGAGTTAGCTTACGAAGGAAAACGTTTTTGGGATGTACAAAGATGGATGTTATATGATAATGAAGTTTTACCTGGGGTTACTGGAGGTACTGTAAGCAAATTAGGTTTAACTCCAATTAACGGAACAAAACGTACTGGTAACTTCTTACAATATAGAGTTGCAACAACGTCTGCAACTACAGATCCATTGGCAACTGCACGTGCAAGTATAGTAGCTGATCCTGATGCAACAAATTTCAATGCTCAATTAGCAACTTTAGCAACATTCTACAATACAAACTTTATTCGTACAAATTTAGTTACGCCTATGGATAATTTTAATGGAGCAGCTGTAAATATTAAGTTTAATCCGAACTACTACATTAATGGTTTAAATACTACAGCTTTAACGTCAAATCCTTGGTTGCTGCAAACTATTGGTTGGAATGATAACTTTGGTGGACTTGGAACCTTCAACTACCAAGAATAA
- a CDS encoding polysaccharide lyase, producing MKNSALFIASSLLFLGSAKCFAQYPKISPEVQAQEKAIKEEAQRLSDEAWTKALVVIEEEAKHGKPYIPWAARPTDLPQAEIPAFPGAEGGGMYTFGGRGGKVYTVTSLEDRGPGTLREACEQGGARIIVFNVAGIIRLKSPLIIRAPYITIAGQTAPGDGVCIAGESTWIDTHDVIIRHVRFRRGETFVGRRDDAIGGNPVGNIMIDHVSATWGLDENMSIYRHMYNPGPGYPDIKVGTVNITIQNSLFGEALDTYNHAFGSTLGGENCSFMRNMWANNAGRNPSIGWNGIFNFVNNVVFNWYNRSTDGGDYTANYNIINNFYKPGPVTDLTQPISYRILKPESGRSKLPYMVFGRAYVNGNVVNGNEKVTKDNWDGGIQLENKKGELMTYDEAKEYFAKMKAVKPFPMPWFNKFMTAEESYEFVLKNVGATLPIRDKVDERIVRTVKTGVPEYAKGLEKKEFYQFEHRRLQMDSYKKGIITDISQVGGYPEYKGKPYVDTDKDGMPDAWEKKYGLNPNDPSDAQGDLNGDGYTNIEDYINGVNPAIKVDWKDLANNKETLVRPLLDLK from the coding sequence ATGAAAAATTCCGCATTATTTATCGCATCATCTCTGCTTTTTTTGGGAAGCGCAAAATGTTTTGCCCAATATCCGAAGATTAGTCCAGAAGTTCAGGCTCAGGAAAAAGCAATTAAAGAAGAAGCTCAAAGACTTTCTGATGAAGCCTGGACAAAAGCTTTAGTAGTCATTGAAGAAGAAGCAAAACATGGAAAGCCATATATTCCGTGGGCAGCAAGACCAACCGATTTACCACAGGCAGAAATTCCTGCTTTCCCAGGTGCTGAAGGTGGAGGAATGTACACTTTTGGTGGACGTGGTGGAAAAGTTTATACGGTAACAAGTCTAGAAGACCGTGGACCAGGAACTTTGCGTGAAGCTTGTGAACAAGGGGGAGCGAGAATTATCGTATTTAATGTTGCCGGAATTATCAGATTGAAAAGTCCGTTGATTATTCGTGCGCCTTACATTACAATTGCCGGACAGACAGCTCCTGGTGATGGTGTTTGTATTGCAGGAGAGTCAACTTGGATTGATACGCATGATGTAATTATCAGACACGTTCGTTTCCGTCGTGGAGAAACTTTCGTAGGACGTCGTGATGATGCTATTGGAGGAAATCCTGTTGGAAATATCATGATAGACCACGTTTCTGCAACTTGGGGATTAGACGAAAACATGTCAATTTACAGACATATGTATAATCCAGGACCTGGATATCCAGATATTAAAGTGGGAACAGTAAACATTACAATCCAAAACAGTTTATTCGGAGAAGCTCTGGATACTTATAATCACGCTTTTGGAAGTACTTTAGGTGGAGAAAACTGTTCTTTTATGAGAAATATGTGGGCTAATAATGCAGGAAGAAACCCTTCTATCGGATGGAACGGAATTTTCAATTTCGTAAACAATGTGGTTTTCAACTGGTACAACAGATCAACAGATGGTGGTGATTACACTGCAAACTACAACATCATCAACAACTTCTATAAACCAGGTCCAGTAACCGATTTGACACAACCAATCAGCTATAGAATCTTAAAACCAGAATCGGGAAGAAGTAAATTACCATACATGGTTTTTGGTAGAGCTTATGTAAATGGAAACGTGGTTAATGGAAACGAAAAAGTGACTAAAGATAACTGGGATGGCGGAATTCAGTTAGAAAATAAAAAAGGAGAATTAATGACTTACGATGAAGCAAAAGAATATTTTGCTAAAATGAAAGCAGTTAAACCTTTTCCAATGCCTTGGTTCAACAAATTTATGACTGCTGAAGAATCTTATGAATTCGTACTTAAAAACGTTGGAGCGACTTTACCAATAAGAGATAAAGTAGATGAAAGAATTGTAAGAACTGTAAAAACAGGAGTTCCAGAATATGCAAAAGGATTAGAGAAAAAAGAATTCTATCAATTCGAACACAGACGTTTACAGATGGATTCTTATAAAAAAGGAATTATCACCGATATTTCTCAAGTTGGTGGATATCCAGAATACAAAGGAAAACCTTATGTAGATACAGACAAAGATGGAATGCCGGATGCATGGGAGAAAAAATATGGTTTAAATCCAAATGATCCATCTGATGCACAAGGAGATTTAAACGGAGACGGATATACTAATATCGAAGATTACATCAACGGTGTAAATCCTGCGATAAAAGTAGACTGGAAAGATTTGGCTAATAACAAAGAAACATTAGTTAGACCTTTATTAGATTTAAAATAA
- a CDS encoding pectinesterase family protein — MKYILTLFLITTLSLSAQTLDNKLSLTVAQDGSGDFKTIQEAINNVKDNSEKRVVITIKPGKYIEKLEIPVSKPFITLKGTDRNKTIISFDDYSGKPLREPDPPGKKEFGTGTSYSFMVKGNDCTLENLTVENTAGRVGQAVALHIKGDRVIVKNCNLLANQDTLYLSEGNTRIYFENCFINGTTDFIFGAATAYFYKCTIESLINSYITAASTPQGQAYGFVFMDCKLTAKDKLVDKVFLGRPWRPYAQTVFINTDLGSHIIPEGWNAWIDTRFPDKDKTAYYAEYGSKGASAKNISQRVSWSHQLTKDDIKKYSRDLVLNRWNPTEKE; from the coding sequence ATGAAATACATTCTAACGCTATTTTTAATAACAACACTTTCTCTATCAGCCCAAACGCTAGATAACAAATTATCATTAACCGTTGCTCAAGACGGTTCAGGAGATTTTAAAACCATTCAGGAAGCGATAAATAATGTCAAAGACAATTCAGAAAAACGAGTTGTAATTACTATAAAGCCTGGGAAATATATTGAGAAGTTAGAAATTCCGGTTTCTAAACCTTTTATTACTTTAAAAGGAACAGATAGAAATAAAACTATTATTTCATTTGATGATTATTCTGGAAAACCCCTTCGCGAACCTGATCCTCCAGGGAAAAAAGAATTTGGAACAGGAACTTCGTATTCTTTCATGGTTAAGGGAAATGATTGCACACTAGAAAATCTAACTGTTGAAAATACAGCGGGTAGAGTAGGACAGGCAGTTGCACTTCATATTAAAGGCGATCGAGTTATAGTGAAGAATTGCAATCTTTTAGCCAATCAGGATACCCTTTATTTATCAGAAGGAAATACGCGCATTTATTTTGAAAACTGTTTCATCAACGGAACAACTGATTTTATTTTTGGTGCAGCAACGGCTTATTTCTATAAATGTACAATTGAAAGTTTAATCAATTCTTATATTACAGCAGCTTCGACTCCGCAAGGACAGGCTTATGGTTTTGTTTTTATGGATTGTAAACTTACGGCAAAAGACAAATTGGTAGATAAAGTATTTCTGGGAAGACCTTGGAGACCTTATGCGCAAACTGTTTTTATCAATACAGATTTAGGTTCACATATTATTCCCGAAGGTTGGAATGCGTGGATTGATACTCGATTTCCAGACAAAGATAAAACGGCTTATTACGCAGAATACGGAAGTAAAGGTGCAAGTGCAAAAAATATTTCACAACGAGTATCATGGTCGCATCAATTAACGAAAGACGATATCAAAAAATATAGCAGAGATTTAGTTTTGAACAGATGGAATCCTACTGAAAAAGAGTGA
- a CDS encoding aceric acid hydrolase yields the protein MKKNIIISSLFLSTVIFAQNKGLVANSESPYSKLQSVGLQDVKWTNGFWKEQFDVETKNTLPYMWDLYHNDEISHAYKNFEIAAGLSKGAFKGPSFHDGDFYKIFEGMAATYAVTKDKKLDAEMDKAIALFAKVQRKDGYIHTPVLIDERWGTLGPEEVKKQLGFEKYNMGHLMTAACIHYRATGKTNFLNIAKGVADFLYDFYKKASPELARNAICPSHYMGIVEMYRTVKDPKYLELANNLIDIRGTTNDGTDDNQDRIPFRQQTTAMGHAVRANYLYAGIADLYAETGEKKLLDNLESIWDDVTYRKMYITGGCGALYDGVSPDGTSYDPTVVQKIHQAYGRPFQLPNATAHTETCANIGNVLWNWRMLQITGDAKYADIVELALYNSVLSGMDLEGEKFLYNNPLNVSNDLPFHQRWGNEREGYIALSNCCAPNVTRTIAEVGNYAYSLSKEGLFVNLYGSNSLNTKTINGEALQIEQQTNYPWDGKITLKIIKAPKEDYAILLRIPGWGSGAKVFVNNSQIIGKIFSGTYFEVNQKWKKGDVIELNLPMPVELMEANPLVEEVKNQVAVKRGPLVYCLESNQLPAKISVNDVALKVNSQFKTNPFTLNNRNLVSIDAEAVINSNNSWEKTLYKPLSAKNENTVQVKLIPYFAWGNKGKGEMTVWMSH from the coding sequence ATGAAAAAGAACATCATCATATCCTCTTTATTTCTTTCAACCGTAATCTTTGCACAGAACAAAGGCTTGGTTGCCAATTCAGAAAGTCCGTATTCGAAATTACAGAGTGTTGGTTTACAAGATGTAAAATGGACAAACGGTTTTTGGAAAGAACAATTTGATGTAGAAACCAAAAATACCTTGCCTTATATGTGGGATTTGTATCATAATGACGAGATTTCGCATGCATACAAAAACTTCGAAATTGCAGCAGGATTAAGCAAAGGAGCTTTTAAAGGACCTTCATTTCATGATGGTGATTTCTACAAGATTTTTGAAGGAATGGCGGCAACGTATGCCGTTACAAAAGATAAAAAACTCGATGCCGAAATGGATAAAGCCATTGCGCTTTTCGCGAAAGTACAGCGTAAAGACGGCTATATCCATACTCCGGTTTTAATTGACGAACGCTGGGGAACTTTAGGCCCGGAAGAAGTGAAAAAGCAGTTAGGCTTTGAAAAATACAATATGGGACATTTAATGACTGCTGCTTGTATTCATTATCGTGCTACAGGAAAAACAAATTTCCTGAATATTGCCAAAGGAGTTGCCGATTTCTTGTATGATTTCTACAAAAAAGCATCACCAGAATTGGCCAGAAATGCAATTTGTCCATCACATTATATGGGAATTGTTGAGATGTACAGAACAGTAAAAGATCCTAAATATTTAGAATTAGCCAATAATCTTATCGACATTCGCGGAACTACAAATGACGGAACCGATGATAATCAGGACAGAATTCCGTTTAGACAGCAGACCACCGCAATGGGACACGCTGTAAGAGCGAATTATTTGTATGCAGGAATTGCTGATTTGTATGCTGAAACAGGCGAAAAGAAATTGTTAGACAATTTAGAATCCATTTGGGACGATGTGACGTATCGTAAAATGTATATTACAGGAGGTTGTGGTGCTTTGTACGATGGGGTTTCGCCAGACGGAACTTCTTATGATCCAACTGTAGTTCAGAAAATTCATCAGGCTTACGGAAGACCATTTCAATTGCCAAACGCAACCGCTCATACCGAAACCTGCGCCAATATCGGAAATGTTTTATGGAACTGGAGAATGCTCCAAATTACTGGAGATGCCAAATATGCTGATATTGTAGAGCTGGCACTTTATAACAGCGTACTTTCGGGAATGGATTTGGAAGGAGAAAAATTCTTATACAATAATCCCCTAAATGTTTCAAATGATTTGCCGTTTCACCAAAGATGGGGCAACGAACGCGAAGGTTACATTGCTTTGTCAAACTGTTGTGCACCAAACGTAACTCGAACAATTGCCGAAGTTGGAAATTATGCTTACAGTCTTTCCAAAGAAGGTTTGTTTGTCAATTTATACGGAAGCAATTCTTTGAATACTAAAACAATTAACGGAGAAGCATTGCAAATTGAACAGCAGACTAATTATCCTTGGGATGGAAAAATTACTTTGAAAATTATCAAAGCGCCAAAAGAAGATTATGCAATTCTTTTAAGAATTCCAGGGTGGGGTTCAGGTGCAAAAGTTTTTGTAAACAACTCACAGATTATTGGTAAAATCTTTTCAGGCACTTATTTCGAAGTGAATCAAAAATGGAAAAAAGGAGATGTTATTGAATTGAATCTTCCAATGCCAGTTGAATTGATGGAAGCCAATCCGTTAGTAGAAGAAGTTAAAAATCAAGTCGCTGTAAAAAGAGGTCCTTTGGTGTATTGTTTAGAATCGAATCAATTGCCAGCTAAAATTAGTGTGAATGATGTGGCTTTAAAAGTGAATTCACAATTTAAAACGAATCCTTTTACATTAAACAATAGAAATTTAGTTAGTATTGATGCTGAAGCCGTAATAAATTCTAATAATTCATGGGAAAAAACGTTATACAAACCGCTTTCTGCTAAAAATGAAAATACGGTACAAGTAAAGCTGATTCCGTATTTTGCATGGGGAAATAAGGGAAAAGGAGAAATGACGGTTTGGATGTCGCATTAA
- a CDS encoding SusC/RagA family TonB-linked outer membrane protein, translating into MKQALIKRCSFLLFTLMSVLSFAQNSSNQVTVTGTVTDNLGGLLPGVNVTEKSTKNSVTTDYNGKYQIKVKSGGTLVFSFIGMKKIEVPLNNRSIVNVKMEDDFNQLENIVVVGYGSQKKKELTGAIATIKPDDVMDLPVTNLSDALKGLVPNLNVTSGSGRPGEAGSIQIRQTFSLSKDGGFDIPLIIIDDMIQVDPSNGKPTLEQFNRLDPSEIESITVLKDGSAAIYGSRASQGAIVVKTKRGKAGKAKFSYNSQFAINDAVSHSKVLNAYEFGVFSNRYFKSRVAAPAVIDPATIYSDSELEQMKGLNYNWLDEAWKPAIQQKHSFNVSGGSEDITYFAGATYLTQDANLGYQKYEKWNFRTGINAKIAKNLDFSASVSGNVGFIDKSFTKASSNISDGSYGSAAGGEQADYGFLLHMPQHVPWETTLDGKNYYVSPFPNSNKNFGSANANNNIAGWNYFANLNNGSHQTTDDNTFNVNASLNYKVAAVKGLSFKVSYSRNQSSTYNEQIQLPYDLVRIRDYQLQDKHLASAANPSFYNATTNPTGSYILETNVRNSRVYYNTTNGKSTQGDFLINYDRTFGDHQIGAMVGGEASEVYSTFTRLAYEQTGKDYLGDYRTAGTLSTSNSQATKVEGGTLSYFGRLNYSFKQKYLFQFILRSDASTKFAPENYWGTFPSVQVGWVMSKENWFEKSVPWVDFFKIRYSIGKTGKDNIMPWRWEQYYDLIVDKGFQFGPGTATSGGGWNGNGLTPRVNPNRDVTWDTTIKNNVGVDITLLKNRLSLTYDFYYDKNKEMLTDMSSAVGVPISVGGAYAEQNYGRIDAWGHEISLNWSDKIKSNMSYNVGLNFAYNNNEIKLYPDQGNMVPSNQTKRESYSTFNPVWGFAVWKGTSTGDGILRTDEDIANYWAYLTERATAVGGVPRYFDINSAAGMRKGSLAYQDVAGQLNPDGSMSGADGQIIKENDYVKLANSSRTYNVITNLGFKYDAFSLRTQISTSWGGANFVDLVNQGTSSAHNMWSRESFWRDMYSDDNPNGKYPNVAQWTYMSSPSDFWQLNTFRCFVRNLSLNYDIPKKVFADTKIAAITLGITGNNLWDLYNPYPDHYRNMYDNSSVNYPTLRTWSLNFNVSF; encoded by the coding sequence ATGAAACAAGCACTTATAAAAAGATGTAGTTTTCTTTTGTTTACACTGATGAGTGTGCTGAGTTTTGCTCAAAACTCAAGTAATCAAGTTACAGTTACAGGAACAGTTACCGATAATTTAGGTGGCCTGTTACCGGGAGTTAACGTAACTGAAAAATCTACTAAAAATTCAGTCACTACAGATTACAATGGAAAATACCAGATTAAAGTTAAAAGTGGAGGAACATTAGTTTTTTCTTTCATTGGAATGAAAAAGATAGAAGTACCTCTTAATAATCGTTCTATTGTTAATGTGAAAATGGAAGACGATTTCAATCAATTAGAAAATATTGTAGTAGTTGGTTATGGTAGTCAGAAGAAGAAGGAACTTACTGGAGCTATTGCTACTATCAAACCAGATGATGTAATGGATTTGCCAGTAACTAATTTATCTGATGCATTAAAAGGATTAGTTCCAAATCTTAATGTTACTAGTGGTTCTGGTCGTCCCGGAGAAGCGGGAAGTATTCAGATTCGTCAAACTTTTAGTTTGTCTAAAGATGGGGGGTTTGATATTCCATTGATTATTATTGACGATATGATTCAGGTAGATCCAAGTAACGGTAAACCTACATTAGAACAGTTTAATAGATTAGATCCTTCAGAAATTGAAAGTATTACGGTTTTAAAAGATGGTTCGGCTGCGATTTATGGTTCTCGTGCTTCACAAGGAGCAATTGTGGTAAAAACCAAACGTGGTAAAGCAGGTAAAGCAAAATTTTCATATAACAGTCAATTTGCTATAAATGATGCTGTTAGTCATAGTAAAGTATTGAATGCTTATGAGTTTGGTGTTTTTAGTAATAGATATTTTAAATCAAGAGTAGCAGCTCCAGCTGTAATTGATCCGGCTACCATATATTCAGATTCAGAATTGGAGCAAATGAAAGGTTTAAATTATAACTGGTTAGATGAAGCCTGGAAACCGGCTATTCAACAAAAACACTCTTTCAACGTGAGTGGTGGTAGCGAAGATATTACCTATTTTGCTGGTGCAACTTATCTGACACAAGATGCTAATTTAGGATATCAAAAATATGAGAAGTGGAATTTCCGTACTGGTATTAATGCAAAAATTGCTAAGAATTTAGATTTTTCTGCTTCTGTTTCTGGAAATGTTGGATTTATCGATAAATCTTTTACTAAAGCATCATCAAATATTAGTGACGGTAGTTATGGTTCTGCAGCAGGTGGAGAACAAGCTGATTATGGATTCTTGTTACACATGCCACAACATGTGCCTTGGGAGACAACTTTGGATGGGAAAAATTATTATGTATCTCCATTTCCTAATTCAAACAAAAACTTTGGAAGTGCAAATGCAAATAATAATATTGCAGGCTGGAACTATTTTGCAAATTTAAATAATGGTTCACATCAGACTACTGATGATAATACATTTAATGTCAATGCTTCATTGAATTATAAGGTAGCAGCAGTAAAAGGATTATCTTTCAAAGTAAGTTATTCAAGAAATCAAAGTTCAACTTACAATGAACAAATTCAACTGCCATACGATTTAGTTAGAATTAGAGATTACCAACTTCAAGACAAACACTTAGCGAGCGCAGCTAATCCTAGTTTTTATAATGCTACCACTAATCCGACAGGTAGTTATATACTAGAAACTAACGTAAGAAACTCTAGAGTATATTATAATACTACAAATGGTAAAAGTACCCAGGGAGATTTCTTGATTAACTACGACAGAACTTTTGGAGATCACCAAATTGGGGCTATGGTAGGAGGTGAAGCTTCTGAAGTATATAGTACATTTACACGTTTGGCATACGAACAAACTGGAAAAGACTATTTAGGAGATTATCGTACAGCCGGTACATTGAGTACTTCTAATAGTCAGGCTACAAAAGTAGAGGGAGGTACGTTGTCTTATTTTGGACGTTTGAATTATAGTTTTAAACAAAAATATTTGTTCCAATTTATTCTTCGTAGTGATGCTTCGACAAAATTTGCGCCGGAAAATTATTGGGGAACTTTCCCATCTGTTCAAGTCGGTTGGGTAATGTCTAAAGAAAATTGGTTTGAAAAAAGTGTGCCATGGGTTGACTTCTTTAAAATTCGCTACTCTATCGGGAAAACGGGTAAAGATAATATTATGCCATGGAGGTGGGAACAGTATTATGATCTTATCGTAGATAAAGGATTTCAATTCGGTCCTGGTACAGCTACTAGTGGTGGTGGATGGAACGGAAATGGTTTAACTCCTAGAGTAAATCCAAATAGAGATGTAACTTGGGATACTACTATAAAAAACAACGTAGGAGTTGATATTACTTTGTTGAAAAACAGATTAAGCTTAACTTATGATTTCTATTATGATAAGAATAAAGAAATGTTGACAGATATGAGTAGTGCCGTAGGTGTGCCAATTTCTGTAGGAGGAGCTTATGCTGAACAAAATTACGGTAGGATTGATGCATGGGGACATGAAATTAGCCTTAATTGGAGTGATAAGATAAAAAGTAATATGAGTTATAATGTTGGATTAAACTTTGCTTATAACAATAATGAAATCAAATTGTATCCTGATCAGGGAAATATGGTTCCATCTAATCAAACTAAAAGAGAGAGTTATTCAACATTTAATCCAGTATGGGGATTTGCAGTTTGGAAAGGAACATCAACAGGAGATGGTATTTTGCGTACAGATGAAGATATTGCAAATTATTGGGCATATTTAACAGAACGTGCTACTGCAGTTGGTGGAGTACCAAGATATTTTGATATTAATTCTGCTGCCGGAATGAGAAAAGGATCTTTGGCTTATCAGGATGTTGCAGGTCAGCTTAATCCAGATGGTTCAATGTCAGGGGCTGATGGGCAAATTATCAAAGAAAATGATTATGTGAAATTAGCAAACAGCAGTAGAACTTATAATGTCATAACAAACTTAGGTTTCAAATATGACGCATTTTCTTTGAGAACTCAAATATCAACTTCTTGGGGAGGAGCCAATTTTGTTGACTTAGTAAACCAAGGCACTTCATCTGCGCACAATATGTGGTCTCGTGAGAGTTTCTGGAGAGATATGTACAGTGATGATAATCCAAATGGTAAATATCCTAACGTTGCACAATGGACTTATATGTCTAGCCCATCAGATTTTTGGCAGCTAAATACTTTCCGTTGTTTTGTTAGAAACTTAAGTCTTAATTATGATATTCCTAAGAAAGTTTTTGCAGACACGAAAATCGCTGCTATCACGTTAGGTATAACAGGTAATAATCTTTGGGATTTATACAATCCTTATCCGGATCATTATAGAAATATGTATGATAATTCTTCTGTAAATTATCCTACACTTAGAACTTGGTCGCTTAATTTTAACGTATCATTCTAA